A genomic segment from Tuwongella immobilis encodes:
- a CDS encoding WD40 repeat domain-containing protein yields the protein MAKLVEFKQLPPRLTARWKVALDGHIVALEWSPDGKSVAAASVEGMIQIIANESGAIRQTLVGHKRGTNRVGWNDNRRLTSIGLDGAIRVWDTLTGEQESERDAGAKWADQLEWNAERSHLVSGAGKLVRLWDAAGNALHTLPEQASSILGLAWRPNAAEFAVATSRGVQIWDMAATVKATKEWAGAPTGMAWSHSGQCLAIGDQDATVHFWIIRGDHHLRMMGYPVKVKHLSWDAKDQLLATNAGSQVAVWDCTPPGPEGRTPIMLPTAGDASLVTALGFQRFGTLLAVGTDEELLQLWDVRKPKQPVAKAKAPGVVSSVAWSPGDTRLAVGTESGEVCLFATQ from the coding sequence ATGGCGAAACTGGTCGAATTCAAACAGCTTCCCCCGCGTTTGACCGCTCGATGGAAGGTGGCCCTGGACGGGCACATTGTCGCGTTGGAATGGTCGCCCGATGGCAAATCGGTGGCCGCCGCATCAGTCGAGGGGATGATCCAGATTATCGCCAATGAATCCGGTGCGATTCGGCAGACGCTGGTGGGGCACAAACGCGGCACCAATCGGGTCGGTTGGAATGACAATCGCCGACTGACCAGCATTGGCTTGGATGGGGCGATTCGTGTTTGGGATACGCTGACCGGCGAACAAGAATCTGAACGCGATGCCGGGGCGAAATGGGCCGATCAGTTGGAATGGAACGCCGAGCGATCGCATCTGGTCAGTGGGGCGGGGAAACTGGTGCGTCTCTGGGATGCGGCGGGGAATGCGCTGCACACGCTGCCCGAACAGGCGAGTTCGATTTTGGGGCTGGCATGGCGACCGAACGCGGCGGAATTCGCCGTTGCCACCAGCAGGGGCGTGCAAATTTGGGACATGGCCGCGACGGTCAAAGCGACGAAGGAGTGGGCCGGGGCACCCACCGGAATGGCCTGGTCGCATTCGGGGCAATGTCTGGCGATTGGCGATCAGGATGCCACCGTTCATTTCTGGATCATTCGCGGCGATCATCATTTGCGGATGATGGGCTATCCGGTCAAGGTCAAGCATCTGTCCTGGGATGCCAAGGATCAACTGCTGGCGACCAATGCCGGAAGTCAGGTTGCGGTCTGGGATTGCACGCCGCCCGGCCCCGAAGGTCGCACGCCGATTATGCTGCCGACCGCGGGAGATGCATCGCTGGTCACCGCGCTGGGATTCCAGCGATTTGGCACACTCTTGGCCGTCGGGACCGATGAAGAATTGCTGCAGCTTTGGGATGTTCGCAAGCCGAAGCAACCGGTAGCCAAAGCGAAGGCTCCGGGAGTGGTGTCGTCGGTGGCGTGGTCGCCGGGGGATACGCGGTTGGCGGTCGGAACGGAATCGGGAGAGGTTTGTTTGTTCGCAACTCAGTGA
- the hemB gene encoding porphobilinogen synthase: MTQPAPVSAVGQFPTTRMRRLRQSDWSRRLVAENHLTVDDLIWPIFLVDGDNRRVPIASMPGVERYSVDVAVEMARHAAEVGIPVLALFPATDPAKKSADGEEAINANNLVCQAVRAVKAAVPQIGILCDVALDPYTTHGQDGLVRNGYVVNDETVEMLCKQAVVQAQAGCDIIAPSDMMDGRVGRIRVALDAAGFESVQILSYAAKYASAFYGPFRDAVGSANSLGTGDKRTYQMNPANTNEALREVQLDLAEGADLVMVKPGMPYLDIVRRVKDTFAVPTVVYQVSGEYAMLLAAAQQGWLDRDKVIFESLLAFKRAGADAILTYFALEVARKLRSAGK; encoded by the coding sequence ATGACGCAACCCGCTCCTGTTTCGGCAGTTGGGCAGTTTCCCACCACCCGAATGCGCCGCCTGCGCCAGTCGGATTGGTCGCGGCGATTGGTGGCCGAAAATCATCTCACGGTGGATGATTTGATCTGGCCGATTTTCTTGGTGGATGGCGACAATCGACGCGTGCCAATCGCCTCGATGCCGGGAGTCGAGCGCTACAGCGTAGATGTCGCCGTGGAGATGGCGCGTCACGCTGCCGAAGTGGGCATTCCGGTGCTGGCATTATTTCCCGCAACCGATCCGGCGAAAAAATCAGCCGACGGCGAAGAGGCGATTAACGCGAACAATCTCGTTTGTCAGGCCGTTCGAGCCGTGAAAGCCGCCGTGCCGCAAATCGGGATTCTGTGCGATGTTGCGCTCGATCCGTACACCACGCACGGGCAAGATGGATTGGTCCGAAATGGATACGTGGTGAATGATGAGACCGTCGAAATGTTGTGCAAACAGGCCGTGGTGCAAGCCCAAGCCGGGTGCGACATCATTGCCCCGTCGGATATGATGGATGGCAGAGTGGGCCGCATTCGCGTCGCGTTGGATGCCGCCGGATTTGAATCGGTCCAGATTCTGTCCTACGCGGCCAAGTACGCATCGGCGTTTTATGGTCCATTCCGCGATGCGGTCGGTTCCGCCAATTCATTGGGGACCGGCGACAAGCGGACCTATCAGATGAATCCGGCCAACACCAACGAAGCACTCCGAGAAGTGCAGCTCGATTTGGCCGAAGGGGCGGACCTGGTCATGGTCAAGCCCGGAATGCCGTATCTGGATATTGTGCGGCGGGTGAAAGACACCTTCGCGGTGCCCACCGTGGTCTACCAAGTCAGCGGCGAATACGCCATGCTGCTGGCCGCGGCGCAACAGGGCTGGTTGGATCGGGACAAGGTCATTTTCGAGAGTCTGCTCGCCTTCAAACGAGCGGGTGCCGATGCCATCCTGACCTACTTCGCGTTGGAAGTCGCCCGCAAACTTCGGTCTGCCGGTAAATGA
- a CDS encoding protein-glutamate methylesterase/protein-glutamine glutaminase — MAELGRILLVDDSRVFLSVLRTALSEIPGIEVIGSAPDGETAVNLFRTLKPNLVTLDVEMPGMGGMAALEVMHQQNLTRPKHEQTGIIMVSSLTGWGASTTVRALQAGAFDFITKPNFPNPEENIRQLRQQLQTKIRLFLLQRAPGNSPTTVAPPKPLPSIPPRAIEIVVVAASTGGPRALEQFLPEFSRRCRQPIFIVQHLPASFTASLAENLNRICARPVMEATNGTPVDPQGIYIAPGGFHLLLRREGTQLVTVLNQHPPENLCRPAADVLFRSAASVCDGRVLAIVLTGMGNDGTRGASTIKRAGGVILVQDEASSIVWGMPGSIASAGGADAVVPIGEMATFAGRLLTDSEGFR, encoded by the coding sequence ATGGCCGAATTGGGGCGGATTCTGTTGGTCGATGATTCCCGGGTCTTTCTCTCGGTCCTTCGCACCGCGCTGAGCGAAATTCCCGGCATCGAGGTCATCGGAAGCGCCCCCGATGGCGAAACCGCCGTCAATCTGTTCCGCACGTTGAAACCCAACTTGGTGACGCTGGATGTCGAGATGCCCGGCATGGGGGGCATGGCAGCATTGGAAGTGATGCACCAGCAAAATCTCACGCGGCCCAAGCACGAACAGACCGGCATCATCATGGTCAGTTCGCTCACCGGTTGGGGCGCCAGCACGACCGTGCGAGCATTGCAAGCCGGTGCGTTCGACTTCATCACCAAGCCGAATTTCCCGAATCCCGAGGAAAATATCCGACAACTCCGCCAGCAATTGCAGACGAAAATTCGCTTGTTTCTGCTGCAACGCGCTCCGGGCAACTCGCCGACAACCGTTGCTCCGCCCAAGCCACTGCCCAGCATTCCGCCGCGTGCCATTGAAATCGTTGTCGTTGCGGCTTCGACCGGCGGCCCGCGTGCGCTGGAGCAGTTTCTCCCGGAATTCTCGCGTCGCTGTCGGCAGCCGATTTTCATCGTGCAGCATTTGCCAGCTTCCTTCACGGCATCGCTGGCGGAAAATCTCAACCGCATCTGTGCCCGGCCCGTGATGGAAGCCACCAACGGCACCCCGGTTGATCCCCAGGGAATTTACATCGCCCCCGGCGGATTTCATCTGCTGCTACGCCGCGAGGGGACGCAGTTGGTGACTGTGCTGAATCAGCATCCGCCCGAGAATCTCTGTCGCCCGGCGGCGGATGTGCTGTTTCGATCGGCGGCCAGTGTTTGCGATGGCCGCGTGCTGGCGATTGTGCTCACCGGCATGGGCAACGACGGCACCCGCGGCGCCAGCACCATCAAGCGCGCCGGCGGCGTGATTCTCGTACAAGATGAGGCTAGTAGCATTGTCTGGGGCATGCCCGGCAGTATCGCCAGCGCCGGTGGGGCAGATGCCGTCGTCCCCATTGGAGAAATGGCCACCTTTGCCGGACGATTGCTCACCGATTCGGAGGGATTTCGATGA
- a CDS encoding heavy metal translocating P-type ATPase produces MNTSPTTPVESIDVPILGMHCASCAARLESALRNTPGVTDATVNFATARATIRYTPAQQSPEQLQERVRDTGFDAILPQPQAGLDDLPDPNQSPEALAELAEYRELRHRFALAAILSVPVVLLAMGGHLIPAIDRWIGSILTGNQRFFVEWLLTTPVLVIAGRGLIADAWRVGRHGSANMNTLVAIGAIAAYLLSVAALLQPQWFLGEHAAHLGHASGPMLPIYFEVTASIITLILLGNLLQSGATRRTRSAITSLMNLRPATARVERHGDWAEIPLREIRLNDRLEIRPGERVPTDGTIRDGETALDESMLTGEPLPVERGPGDRIIGGTINTIGRIRMEVTTLGRDTMLQQIIRIVQQAQGTKPPIQQIADRIAAVFVPIVLGIAAVTFLAWWIWGSPENRIAMASLASISVLMIACPCALGLATPTAFLVGTGRGAQLGILVRNAVALQHAERIGMVLLDKTGTLTEGKPTLTEIHPESGWSESQLLQWAASIESGSEHPIAKAIVAASAERQLALLPVDSVRAIPGKGVEGICRDRRVQIGNARYLNELGIPLPMDEIAPGETRMGVAVDGTLAGWMSVRDPLKATSREAVAALHQLGVRVVMLTGDQRPAAERIAEEVGIREVRAELLPHEKSDIVAEYQHQNIGVAMVGDGLNDAPALAQADVGIALGTGTDLAMESAPITLVRGDLRAVATTLQLARQTMATVRQNLAFAFAYNALSIPIAAGLLYPFTGWLLSPILASAAMALSSISVITNALRLRRFQPSQPVFERGTD; encoded by the coding sequence ATGAACACCTCTCCAACAACTCCCGTTGAATCGATCGATGTGCCGATTCTGGGCATGCACTGTGCCTCGTGTGCGGCCCGTTTGGAATCCGCGCTGCGGAACACGCCCGGCGTGACCGATGCAACGGTCAATTTCGCCACCGCACGGGCCACCATTCGCTACACTCCCGCGCAGCAATCGCCGGAACAACTCCAGGAGCGCGTGCGCGATACCGGCTTCGATGCGATTTTGCCGCAACCCCAGGCGGGGCTGGATGATCTGCCCGACCCCAATCAATCGCCAGAAGCCTTGGCCGAACTCGCCGAATACCGCGAACTTCGACACCGCTTCGCGCTGGCGGCAATCCTCAGCGTGCCGGTAGTGCTGTTGGCCATGGGCGGCCACCTGATTCCGGCCATCGATCGTTGGATTGGCTCGATTCTGACCGGAAATCAACGCTTTTTCGTCGAATGGCTGCTGACAACTCCCGTGTTGGTTATCGCGGGACGCGGGTTGATCGCCGATGCCTGGCGGGTCGGCCGTCACGGCTCGGCGAACATGAATACGCTCGTCGCCATTGGGGCAATCGCGGCGTATCTGCTCAGCGTGGCCGCACTGCTGCAACCGCAGTGGTTTCTCGGCGAACACGCGGCCCATCTGGGGCACGCTTCCGGGCCAATGTTGCCGATTTATTTCGAAGTCACCGCCAGCATCATCACGCTGATTCTGTTGGGCAATCTGTTGCAATCGGGTGCGACGCGCCGAACCCGAAGCGCCATCACGTCGCTGATGAATCTGCGACCGGCCACTGCTCGGGTGGAGCGCCACGGCGACTGGGCCGAGATTCCGCTGCGAGAAATTCGGCTGAACGATCGCCTGGAAATTCGCCCCGGCGAGCGCGTGCCGACCGATGGCACCATCCGCGATGGCGAGACGGCACTGGATGAGAGCATGCTGACCGGCGAGCCGTTGCCGGTGGAGCGTGGCCCCGGAGATCGAATCATCGGCGGCACCATCAACACCATCGGCCGCATTCGCATGGAGGTCACCACGCTTGGCCGCGATACCATGCTGCAACAGATCATCCGCATTGTGCAGCAAGCGCAGGGCACCAAGCCGCCGATTCAGCAGATTGCCGACCGCATCGCCGCCGTCTTTGTGCCAATTGTGCTGGGCATCGCCGCCGTGACCTTTTTGGCGTGGTGGATCTGGGGCAGCCCGGAAAATCGCATCGCCATGGCCAGCCTCGCCAGCATTTCCGTGCTGATGATTGCCTGCCCGTGTGCGTTGGGATTGGCCACCCCCACGGCGTTCCTCGTCGGCACCGGGCGCGGGGCGCAGTTGGGCATCCTCGTGCGCAATGCCGTCGCGTTGCAACATGCGGAACGCATCGGCATGGTGCTGCTGGATAAGACCGGCACGCTGACCGAAGGCAAGCCGACACTGACGGAAATCCATCCCGAATCCGGTTGGAGCGAATCGCAATTGCTGCAATGGGCCGCGAGCATCGAATCCGGCTCGGAACACCCGATCGCCAAAGCGATTGTCGCCGCCAGCGCGGAACGTCAACTCGCGCTGCTGCCCGTCGATTCCGTGCGTGCCATCCCCGGGAAAGGCGTGGAAGGCATCTGCCGGGATCGCCGCGTGCAAATTGGCAACGCTCGCTATCTCAACGAATTGGGCATTCCGCTGCCGATGGACGAAATCGCGCCGGGCGAAACGCGGATGGGCGTCGCAGTCGATGGAACGCTGGCGGGGTGGATGTCCGTGCGTGATCCGCTCAAGGCCACCTCGCGGGAGGCAGTCGCCGCCCTGCACCAGCTTGGCGTGCGGGTCGTGATGCTAACGGGCGATCAACGCCCCGCCGCCGAGCGCATCGCCGAAGAAGTCGGCATCCGCGAAGTGCGAGCGGAATTGTTGCCGCACGAAAAATCCGACATTGTCGCGGAATATCAACATCAAAACATCGGCGTCGCCATGGTCGGCGATGGCCTCAACGACGCCCCCGCACTTGCACAAGCCGATGTTGGCATCGCACTGGGCACCGGCACCGATTTGGCCATGGAATCGGCCCCGATCACACTGGTTCGCGGCGACCTTCGCGCTGTCGCCACCACGCTCCAACTCGCTCGACAGACGATGGCCACCGTCCGCCAGAATCTCGCATTCGCATTCGCATACAACGCCCTGAGCATCCCCATCGCCGCGGGTCTGCTCTACCCGTTCACCGGCTGGCTGCTCAGCCCGATTCTGGCATCGGCGGCCATGGCTCTGTCGTCAATCAGCGTCATCACCAACGCCTTACGATTGCGTCGATTCCAACCGTCGCAGCCGGTTTTTGAGCGAGGCACCGATTAA
- a CDS encoding heavy-metal-associated domain-containing protein: MTVSHELPTSTTEITVGGIVCQGCAAAVKSAINRLPDIRSVDVEVPTHRVRVVHGRSISREEIAGALLKAGFPPA; the protein is encoded by the coding sequence ATGACTGTCAGCCATGAACTTCCCACATCAACAACGGAAATCACTGTTGGCGGAATTGTCTGTCAGGGATGCGCCGCCGCCGTGAAATCGGCCATCAATCGCCTTCCGGATATTCGCTCGGTCGATGTCGAAGTGCCAACGCACCGCGTTCGCGTGGTGCATGGCCGCAGCATCTCTCGCGAAGAAATTGCCGGGGCGCTACTCAAAGCCGGCTTCCCGCCCGCGTAA
- a CDS encoding RNA polymerase sigma factor, whose protein sequence is MDTSPSLLERLNHHPDAADWRRWYDLYTPLIRNWLGGLGLRFADVEDLVQDVLAVVVRRLPEFRHNARVGAFRKWLRGITVNCLREHLRAGKQCPVAADQAVLAERLDQLADEQSSMSQQWDAEHDRLVMRKLLEQVRATVEPTTWDVFEQFALNGRSAAQVAQQFRISTNAVFIAKSRVLQKLRQEAAGLIE, encoded by the coding sequence ATGGATACATCGCCCAGTTTGCTGGAACGCCTGAATCATCACCCCGATGCTGCCGATTGGCGGCGGTGGTATGATCTGTATACGCCGCTCATCCGCAACTGGTTGGGTGGGTTGGGGTTACGTTTTGCCGATGTCGAAGACCTGGTGCAAGATGTGCTGGCGGTGGTGGTGCGGCGGTTGCCGGAATTTCGGCACAATGCCCGAGTGGGTGCCTTTCGCAAATGGCTGCGAGGAATCACGGTCAATTGCTTGCGAGAGCATTTGCGGGCCGGCAAACAATGTCCCGTAGCCGCAGATCAGGCCGTATTAGCCGAACGACTCGACCAATTGGCAGATGAGCAATCGTCGATGTCTCAGCAATGGGACGCCGAGCATGATCGGTTGGTGATGCGAAAGCTGTTGGAACAAGTCCGCGCCACGGTCGAACCGACCACGTGGGACGTGTTTGAACAATTCGCATTGAACGGTCGCTCGGCAGCGCAGGTGGCCCAACAATTTCGCATTTCCACGAATGCCGTGTTTATCGCCAAGTCTCGCGTGCTTCAGAAGTTACGGCAGGAAGCCGCAGGGTTGATCGAATAA
- a CDS encoding metal-sensitive transcriptional regulator, protein MDADRTKSVQSRIKRIAGQVTGVQRMIDEKRYCIDVLQQISAIRSALDALGVELLTQHLQNCILPPETSECGESHAHPQAQAMSREQLLDELQYALSQFLK, encoded by the coding sequence ATGGACGCCGATCGGACCAAATCTGTTCAGTCGCGCATCAAGCGAATCGCCGGCCAAGTCACCGGCGTGCAGCGGATGATCGACGAAAAACGCTACTGCATTGATGTGTTGCAGCAAATCTCCGCCATTCGCTCCGCGTTGGATGCGCTCGGCGTGGAATTGCTGACCCAGCATTTGCAGAACTGCATTCTGCCACCCGAAACCAGCGAATGCGGCGAATCCCACGCCCATCCGCAAGCGCAAGCCATGTCCCGCGAGCAACTGCTCGACGAGCTGCAATACGCACTCAGCCAATTCCTGAAATGA
- a CDS encoding CheR family methyltransferase: MILTEHASEEIRQQIHRLCGIHLQRDKDYLLVQRLSPLLAQHECRNWEELANRLRGSAVRCDLHQAVVEAITTPETSFFRDGHPFEAIRQQILPPHLASGHGMRIWSVACSTGQEPYSIAMLLRELRATTEGLPRISADRITATDISQRCLSIAQAGIYTPHEVQRGLSEIRLHRHFRPVGTNWQIRDEMRQMVQFSMLNLIESWPDFVGFDLILCRNVLIYFDLPTRTQILRRLCQLLPIGGWLILGAAENLLQISLPLEPVRVGLTTLYRRSG, from the coding sequence ATGATCCTCACCGAACATGCCAGCGAAGAAATTCGCCAGCAAATCCATCGTCTGTGCGGGATTCATCTGCAACGGGACAAGGATTATCTGCTGGTGCAGCGATTGTCGCCGCTGTTGGCCCAGCATGAATGCCGAAATTGGGAAGAATTGGCGAATCGGCTACGCGGATCGGCCGTGCGCTGCGACTTGCATCAGGCCGTGGTCGAGGCGATTACCACACCAGAAACTTCGTTCTTTCGAGATGGGCACCCGTTCGAGGCGATTCGGCAACAGATTCTGCCGCCACATCTGGCCAGCGGGCACGGCATGCGCATCTGGTCGGTTGCCTGCTCCACCGGACAAGAGCCGTACTCCATCGCCATGCTGCTCCGGGAGTTGCGCGCCACTACCGAAGGACTCCCGCGAATCAGTGCCGACCGCATCACCGCGACGGATATTTCGCAGCGGTGTCTGAGCATTGCCCAAGCCGGAATCTACACGCCGCACGAAGTGCAACGCGGGCTCAGCGAGATTCGCCTGCATCGCCACTTCCGCCCGGTCGGCACCAACTGGCAGATTCGCGACGAAATGCGGCAGATGGTCCAGTTTTCGATGCTGAATCTCATCGAGTCATGGCCCGACTTTGTCGGATTTGACCTCATCCTATGTCGGAATGTGCTGATTTACTTCGACTTGCCGACCCGCACACAGATTTTGCGGCGGCTATGTCAGCTTCTGCCGATTGGCGGCTGGCTCATTCTGGGAGCGGCGGAGAATCTGCTGCAAATCTCGTTGCCGCTCGAACCCGTCCGCGTCGGCCTGACGACGCTGTATCGACGCAGTGGATGA
- a CDS encoding protein kinase domain-containing protein codes for MANSPQPDVHPSAELLQAFACGRLSSAQMSVLEPHLSTCSICAERLATVGPDSFLRLAQAASQPTEAPDLGVTTLGEVSTPDVPRVRVVTVDGVEIPEALQDHPRYRILKMLGVGGMGMVYLAEHRLMERQVALKVIAPHLVVRSDAVDRFRQEVRAAARLTHPNIVTAHDAEQAGDLHFLVMEYVEGIDLARFVQRRGPLTAPQALNLIRQAAMGLQHAHERGMVHRDIKPQNLMVTRKGVLKILDFGLARFASEQLAPQGMPNVPEAMRGSITAASMVLGTPDYLAPEQARSSKVDIRADLYSLGCTLYFLLTGRVPFSGDTAIAKMFKHMEEDAPLVSSIRRDCPADVTQLVRRMMAKKPEQRFNTPAELVQTITQLQRNRLRAAGSPTNEEDVPEVLVLEADDAATATPTPTPAARPSGANRTTPVAEATEVLSPSKSQRSKEMRRRKQVEAKRRQQKWVIGIASFLVATVAGVFLSMMLLGPQGDPNSGGGPMNPQMMAQGGPGGPGDRGPGGPKIGPMGGPIGPPNGPNGQPMNGANGPGGPNDPSDGGFQGPLGGLVFNKLKNAYNDKMGRPRGPLGKFGPGRNPNRVLFVLPPTGVWYPDYEPVRRELEAAEYEVVVASTDVREAKPVPMGGGSPIPVDRSLVSAIDSRDFAAVFFCGYDVDLLLKQPEVRKNIDSLIDDMLRQGKPVTALCYGVRVLVELDKLDGMRVATTEEIAKKYPNRDIRWVYQSVALDGAFLTGDHQRSAEAFAQAFVRRLTKPK; via the coding sequence ATGGCGAACTCCCCTCAACCCGATGTTCACCCCAGTGCCGAACTGTTGCAGGCGTTTGCCTGTGGGCGATTATCGTCTGCGCAAATGAGCGTCTTGGAACCGCACCTTTCGACCTGCTCGATTTGCGCCGAACGACTCGCAACCGTCGGCCCGGATTCATTTCTGCGATTGGCACAAGCGGCGAGTCAACCGACCGAAGCACCCGATCTGGGCGTCACCACGTTGGGCGAAGTCAGCACGCCAGACGTGCCGCGCGTGCGGGTCGTGACGGTGGACGGCGTCGAAATTCCTGAGGCGTTGCAGGATCATCCCCGGTATCGCATTTTGAAAATGCTGGGCGTCGGCGGCATGGGGATGGTCTACCTGGCCGAGCATCGCCTGATGGAACGGCAAGTGGCGTTGAAGGTGATTGCCCCGCATTTGGTGGTGCGCTCCGATGCCGTGGATCGCTTCCGCCAGGAAGTGCGAGCCGCCGCCCGATTGACGCACCCCAACATTGTCACCGCTCACGATGCGGAACAGGCCGGCGATCTCCACTTTTTGGTCATGGAATATGTCGAAGGGATCGATCTAGCCCGATTTGTGCAGCGTCGCGGACCGTTGACGGCACCGCAAGCATTGAATTTGATCCGCCAAGCGGCGATGGGATTGCAGCACGCCCACGAGCGCGGCATGGTGCATCGGGATATCAAGCCGCAAAATCTGATGGTGACGCGCAAGGGCGTGCTGAAGATTCTGGATTTCGGCCTCGCCCGATTCGCCAGTGAGCAACTCGCTCCGCAGGGGATGCCCAACGTGCCCGAAGCGATGCGCGGCTCGATTACCGCCGCCAGCATGGTGCTGGGCACCCCGGACTATCTCGCCCCGGAACAGGCGCGCTCGTCGAAAGTGGACATTCGCGCCGATCTGTATTCGCTGGGCTGCACGCTCTATTTCCTGCTGACCGGGCGGGTTCCGTTCAGCGGCGACACGGCGATTGCCAAGATGTTCAAGCATATGGAAGAAGATGCGCCGCTGGTCAGCAGCATCCGCCGCGATTGCCCCGCCGATGTCACGCAACTGGTCCGCCGCATGATGGCGAAGAAGCCAGAGCAGCGATTCAACACACCTGCGGAATTGGTGCAAACCATCACGCAACTGCAACGCAATCGCTTGCGAGCGGCGGGTAGTCCCACCAATGAAGAGGATGTGCCCGAAGTGCTGGTGCTGGAAGCGGATGATGCGGCCACAGCGACACCCACGCCCACGCCTGCAGCTCGCCCATCTGGCGCGAATCGCACGACGCCCGTGGCGGAAGCGACGGAAGTGCTCTCGCCATCGAAGTCGCAGCGCAGTAAGGAGATGCGACGACGCAAGCAGGTGGAAGCGAAACGCCGACAGCAGAAATGGGTCATCGGCATCGCCAGTTTCTTGGTGGCCACCGTCGCGGGTGTGTTTCTGAGCATGATGCTGCTGGGGCCGCAGGGCGATCCGAATTCCGGCGGTGGGCCGATGAATCCGCAGATGATGGCGCAAGGTGGGCCGGGCGGGCCGGGCGATCGTGGGCCGGGTGGGCCGAAGATTGGGCCGATGGGGGGACCGATTGGTCCGCCGAATGGGCCAAACGGCCAGCCGATGAATGGTGCCAATGGTCCGGGTGGGCCAAATGATCCGAGTGATGGCGGATTCCAGGGGCCGCTCGGTGGGTTGGTGTTCAACAAATTGAAGAACGCGTACAACGACAAAATGGGCCGACCGCGGGGGCCGCTGGGCAAGTTTGGGCCGGGCCGCAATCCCAATCGCGTGCTGTTTGTGTTGCCGCCGACTGGAGTTTGGTACCCGGATTATGAGCCGGTGCGCCGCGAACTCGAAGCAGCGGAATACGAAGTGGTGGTGGCATCCACCGATGTGCGCGAGGCGAAGCCGGTACCCATGGGCGGTGGCTCGCCGATTCCGGTGGATCGCTCGCTGGTTTCGGCGATTGATTCTCGGGACTTCGCGGCGGTGTTCTTCTGCGGATACGACGTTGATTTGCTGCTGAAACAGCCCGAAGTGCGGAAGAATATCGATTCGTTGATCGATGATATGCTCCGACAAGGCAAACCCGTGACGGCGCTATGCTACGGCGTGCGGGTGCTGGTGGAGTTGGACAAACTCGACGGAATGCGGGTCGCCACGACGGAAGAAATTGCCAAGAAGTACCCGAATCGGGATATTCGCTGGGTGTATCAATCGGTGGCGCTGGATGGTGCGTTTCTCACCGGCGATCATCAACGCAGTGCCGAGGCGTTCGCTCAGGCGTTCGTGCGGCGGTTGACCAAGCCGAAATGA